Proteins encoded together in one Ipomoea triloba cultivar NCNSP0323 chromosome 4, ASM357664v1 window:
- the LOC116015918 gene encoding uncharacterized protein LOC116015918 gives MAKAYDRMEWPFLRKMMLALGFSVDWVNLVMLCVTTVSYNFLVNGTNLVRLFPHVAFAREIHYHHIYSLSVLRVSRYYSSRLKLGEIFMAVNFHKSSVCFSRNTSEIDRDIVATVLGVVQAPNFGKYLGLPSFVGRENRAVFSYIEDKIKHKIGSWSKKLISQAGKERIMNRYWWGIGNEKGIHWKAWDRLCVPKKFGGLGFKDLRAFNLAMLGKQAWRFLTRPQSLVARIYKARYFPKTSFIDATLGTCPSYYWRSVMAAHELVCSGVRRRVGDGKATLIWGHPWLPDEPDPMIQTSMPQELDGSLVSGLLDPATVWNESSLHVPSVGGDDFGEWFASALCMLTEDDVLNIVALLYHIWKARNSAVWEGSLPHPRSVWRAARAAVFAWRQVHNAADHHPPPQAAPNPEVHTVALLCYVDAGYRHQTKEATVGALLLTQNGDFVAAFNARLPHCFSPLMAESLACKEALSWLKDRGINSVHIYTDCSTLKNLLVMTSTSLFSYVGFSIDASRAIMSSFIRCSVSLIPRTTNRGTHTLATLTFSQVTALYWDAIPLLYF, from the exons ATGGCGAAAGCGTATGATCGTATGGAGTGGCCGTTTCTGCGCAAAATGATGCTGGCTTTAGGCTTTTCTGTGGACTGGGTGAATTTGGTGATGTTATGTGTCACCACGGTCTCCTACAATTTTTTGGTGAATGGCACAAACCTGGTCAGGTTGTTCCCACACGTGGCATTCGCTAGGGAGATCCACTATCaccatatttattcattatctgTGCTGAGGGTCTCTCGCTACTACTCCAGCAGGCTGAAGCTAGGGGAGATTTTCATG GCGGTGAACTTCCATAAGTCGAGTGTGTGTTTTAGTAGGAACACATCTGAGATTGACAGAGATATTGTGGCTACAGTACTGGGGGTGGTTCAAGCCCCTAATTTTGGGAAATATCTAGGTCTCCCATCTTTTGTGGGGAGAGAGAATAGAGCAGTGTTTTCATATATTGAGGATAAAATTAAGCACAAAATTGGTTCGTGGAGTAAGAAGCTTATTTCACAGGCAGGAAAGGAG AGGATCATGAATCGTTATTGGTGGGGAATTGGGAACGAGAAGGGAATACATTGGAAGGCGTGGGACAGACTGTGTGTTCCCAAGAAGTTTGGTGGTTTGGGTTTCAAGGATTTGAGGGCTTTTAATCTGGCAATGTTAGGTAAACAGGCCTGGAGATTCCTTACAAGACCCCAATCATTGGTGGCTCGTATCTATAAAGCCAGGTATTTTCCAAAGACCTCTTTTATTGATGCCACTCTGGGGACTTGCCCAAGCTACTACTGGAGGAGTGTTATGGCTGCCCATGAGCTGGTTTGTAGTGGAGTCCGAAGAAGAGTGGGTGATGGCAAAGCAACTTTAATCTGGGGCCACCCATGGTTACCTGACGAACCTGATCCAATGATCCAGACTTCTATGCCCCAAGAACTTGATGGCTCTTTGGTCTCAGGGTTGCTTGACCCAGCAACTG TATGGAATGAATCTTCTTTACATGTTCCTAGTGTGGGAGGGGATGATTTTGGTGAATGGTTTGCTAGTGCATTATGCATGTTAACAGAGGATGATGTTCTCAATATTGTAGCACTACTATATCACATATGGAAGGCGAGGAACTCGGCAGTTTGGGAGGGATCGCTGCCACATCCGAGGAGCGTGTGGCGGGCAGCCCGAGCCGCAGTGTTCGCGTGGCGCCAAGTGCACAACGCAGCGGACCATCATCCACCGCCCCAAGCAGCGCCGAATCCAGAGGTGCACACTGTTGCGCTGCTGTGTTACGTCGACGCGGGCTATCGGCATCAGACCAAGGAGGCCACGGTGGGAGCACTATTGTTGACGCAGAATGGAGATTTTGTTGCAGCTTTCAACGCCCGTCTACCGCATTGCTTCTCACCACTTATGGCGGAATCGTTAGCCTGCAAGGAAGCTTTGTCGTGGCTCAAGGATCGTGGCATAAACTCGGTGCATATCTATACGGATTGTTCCACTCTCAAGAATTTATTAGTTATGACTAGTACTAGTCTTTTTTCTTATGTTGGCTTTTCCATTGATGCCTCTAGGGCTATTATGTCTTCTTTCATTCGATGCTCTGTTAGTTTAATTCCTAGAACCACTAATAGAGGGACTCACACGCTTGCAACGTTGACTTTCTCGCAAGTTACTGCTTTGTATTGGGATGCTATCCCCCTACTCTATTTCTGA